In one window of Prevotella sp. E13-17 DNA:
- a CDS encoding S24/S26 family peptidase, which translates to MPQDDCNIRTIQMANCQFLPQMVSLLKEGHTATLSLRGRSMRPFLEDGRDKALLKIADHYDVGDVVLAEISKGCFVLHRIIAINGEEVTLRGDGNLNDENCMMTDIQAIAIGFYRKGCNKLESTTGRKWRIYSWWWTRLYPIRRYVLFALHPHIPQRWRK; encoded by the coding sequence ATGCCACAAGACGATTGTAACATAAGAACCATCCAGATGGCCAACTGTCAGTTCCTTCCTCAAATGGTGAGTCTGCTGAAGGAAGGTCATACGGCCACTTTGTCACTACGTGGACGCAGCATGCGACCATTTTTGGAAGACGGACGCGACAAGGCACTCTTGAAGATAGCCGACCACTATGATGTTGGCGATGTTGTTTTGGCAGAAATATCCAAAGGTTGTTTTGTGCTACATCGCATCATCGCTATTAACGGTGAGGAGGTAACACTCAGGGGGGATGGCAATTTAAACGATGAAAACTGCATGATGACAGATATTCAAGCCATAGCCATCGGCTTCTACCGCAAAGGATGCAACAAACTAGAAAGTACGACAGGTCGGAAATGGCGTATCTACTCTTGGTGGTGGACACGTCTCTACCCCATCAGACGATATGTGCTGTTTGCTCTGCATCCACACATTCCACAAAGATGGAGGAAATAA
- a CDS encoding Do family serine endopeptidase, giving the protein MDKKKIANYVIPAISLTAIVFSVAAFNQTNAANIQAANPETTEVSNLPAAQPVDLTYAAEKALPSVVHIKYVQNSKIQTVEVQSDPFEDFFSDPFGGFFGRGQRGQGGTHKQKVQTPKKTATGSGVIISPDGYIVTNNHVVDGADELTVTLSDSKEYSARIIGADKTTDLALIKIDGKNLPAIRIANSDNVKVGEWVLAIGNPLGLNNTVTAGIISAKARTLRANGVESFIQTDAAINAGNSGGALVNTNGELIGINAMLYSQTGSYSGYGFAIPTTMMNKVVEDLKKYGTVQRAMIGISGQDVKSQVDYEKEEGKEPTDYGTMEGIYVAEVMEESAAAEAGIEKGDIIIEVDGKKLTKFGELSGLLAQKRPGDKVTLTYLHNKKKQTKTVTLRNEQGNTKIVKNADIDVLGADFREITKAQKEQLEITYGLEVLKVNAGKMKEAGVPKGFIIQRVNDEQIKSVEDLQEIVKEASTSKEPVLIIKGLFPTGKRGYFVVQLSE; this is encoded by the coding sequence ATGGATAAGAAAAAGATTGCTAATTATGTCATCCCGGCCATCAGCCTGACGGCCATCGTATTCTCGGTAGCAGCCTTCAACCAGACAAACGCAGCCAACATACAGGCTGCCAATCCAGAGACCACCGAAGTATCCAACCTGCCGGCCGCACAGCCCGTAGATCTAACATATGCCGCAGAAAAGGCTCTGCCATCAGTTGTACATATTAAATATGTGCAGAACTCAAAGATTCAGACCGTAGAGGTACAGAGCGACCCATTTGAAGACTTCTTCTCTGATCCATTCGGTGGATTCTTCGGACGAGGACAGCGTGGACAAGGTGGCACACACAAACAGAAGGTGCAGACACCAAAAAAGACAGCCACTGGTAGCGGCGTCATCATCTCTCCCGATGGCTATATCGTGACCAACAACCATGTGGTGGATGGTGCCGATGAACTAACAGTCACCCTTTCGGATAGCAAGGAATACTCGGCACGCATCATCGGAGCCGACAAAACCACCGACCTGGCTCTCATCAAGATTGACGGCAAAAACCTTCCTGCCATCCGCATTGCCAATAGCGACAATGTGAAAGTTGGCGAATGGGTACTGGCCATCGGTAATCCTCTTGGCCTGAACAACACAGTGACTGCAGGTATCATCTCGGCTAAGGCTCGCACACTTCGTGCTAACGGTGTGGAGAGCTTCATACAGACCGACGCAGCCATCAACGCAGGAAACTCTGGTGGCGCTTTGGTCAACACCAACGGCGAACTGATTGGCATCAACGCCATGCTATACTCGCAAACTGGCTCGTATAGTGGTTACGGATTTGCCATTCCTACGACAATGATGAACAAAGTAGTGGAAGACCTGAAGAAGTACGGCACCGTACAGCGTGCTATGATTGGCATTAGCGGACAAGATGTTAAGTCTCAGGTGGACTACGAGAAAGAGGAAGGAAAGGAGCCCACCGACTATGGCACTATGGAAGGCATCTATGTAGCTGAGGTCATGGAAGAAAGTGCTGCCGCTGAAGCTGGTATCGAGAAAGGCGACATCATCATCGAGGTGGACGGTAAGAAGCTGACAAAGTTTGGTGAGTTGTCGGGATTACTAGCACAGAAACGACCTGGTGACAAGGTCACGCTGACATACCTGCACAACAAGAAAAAGCAAACAAAAACCGTCACACTGCGTAATGAGCAAGGCAATACAAAGATTGTGAAGAATGCCGACATAGATGTGCTGGGAGCCGATTTCCGCGAAATCACAAAAGCACAAAAGGAACAACTTGAAATTACTTATGGACTGGAAGTTCTGAAGGTGAATGCTGGAAAAATGAAAGAAGCCGGTGTACCCAAGGGATTCATTATTCAGCGAGTTAATGACGAACAGATAAAGTCTGTTGAAGACCTTCAAGAAATCGTTAAAGAAGCTTCTACATCTAAAGAGCCAGTGCTCATCATCAAGGGTCTCTTCCCAACAGGCAAACGTGGTTATTTCGTTGTTCAGTTGAGCGAGTAA
- a CDS encoding RNA polymerase sigma factor RpoD/SigA produces MRQLKITKSITNRESEALDKYLQEIGKESMISTEEEVELAQLIRKGDRKALEKLTKANLRFVVSVAKQYQNQGLSLPDLINEGNLGLIKAAEKFDETRGFKFISYAVWWIRQSILQAIAEQSRIVRLPLNQVGSMNKINRVASKFEQENERRPSARELSEHIDLPMEKIDEAINISGKQVSVDAPFADGEESSLLDVLVNDSSPSADRELLQESLQSEIRDVLKELNERERDIIMAFFGIDQPEMTLEEIGAHFGLTRERVRQIKEKAIRRLRCNSRNKVLLSYLGA; encoded by the coding sequence ATGAGACAACTTAAAATTACCAAATCAATCACTAACCGTGAGAGCGAAGCTCTCGACAAATACCTCCAAGAAATCGGCAAAGAGTCGATGATTAGCACGGAGGAAGAAGTAGAATTGGCACAACTGATTCGCAAAGGCGACAGGAAGGCGCTAGAGAAGCTGACAAAAGCAAACCTGAGATTTGTTGTCTCAGTTGCCAAACAGTACCAGAATCAAGGGCTATCCCTACCCGACCTCATCAACGAGGGCAACTTGGGACTAATTAAAGCCGCAGAGAAATTCGATGAGACGCGTGGTTTCAAGTTTATATCCTATGCGGTGTGGTGGATTAGACAAAGCATACTGCAAGCCATTGCAGAACAAAGCCGCATTGTGAGACTACCACTTAACCAGGTGGGGTCAATGAACAAGATAAACAGGGTAGCAAGCAAATTTGAACAAGAGAACGAACGCCGCCCCTCGGCCCGCGAGTTGTCAGAACACATAGATCTGCCGATGGAGAAAATTGATGAAGCCATCAATATTTCCGGAAAACAAGTATCGGTAGATGCTCCCTTTGCCGACGGTGAGGAAAGCTCACTACTGGATGTACTTGTAAACGACAGTTCGCCATCGGCCGACCGCGAACTCTTACAAGAGTCGTTACAGTCGGAGATAAGAGATGTGCTGAAAGAGCTGAACGAACGCGAACGCGACATCATCATGGCATTCTTTGGTATAGATCAGCCAGAGATGACACTAGAAGAGATTGGCGCACACTTCGGTCTGACTCGTGAACGTGTGAGACAGATTAAAGAGAAGGCTATCCGCCGTCTGCGCTGCAACTCAAGGAACAAAGTGTTGCTCAGCTATTTGGGGGCGTAG